In the genome of Abyssalbus ytuae, the window GGATATTCAGACAAAAACGTGGTCGGGCTCTCCATCCGGCTTCATGAAAAAACCATACGGCTGTGGACTGATGGTTATACCAGCCGTTACCTAACAATACTCCTAAAGCAATATCGGGTTGTTGAAATTCTGAAGTAACATCATACGTAACATACAGATTTCTCCTGTCAAAGCGGGTATAAACAGGATCGAGACGATGATCCCCCACCTTTTTACCATTTATATAAAATTCATAAAGTCCGGCAGCAGTAATATACGCCCTGGCACTTATAATCTTTTTATCATGATGAAACTCTTTCCTGAAATATGGTGCCGGTTTTAAATTAATATCGGTAGTGTCTGTTATCCAGTTCCCTTCCCAGTTAGCTCTATTCATCATTCCGGTTTCAAACTTAGACACTGCGAGTTTACTTTTTTGCCCTGCTTCATCTTCAATTTCTACTCCCCAGAAATATTTTGTGAAGGGCTGTAATTTATCTCCATTATACACAATCAGTGTACGGTCTGTTTCTTGAGAACTACTCCACATTTTAGCCTTCCTGTTTACAACCGACAAAGAATCGGTATCTACATAAATATGACAGGATGTTTGATATGCTGGTGTGTCCGGATTTATTTTCCAACTGAATCTCGGATTGGGACTGTCAATACCTAAAGGGGCTATTAAATGTTCTACTTCTAAGTTGTTGAGTTCGATGACTTCTTGTTTATTACATGCAATGGCCAATAATGAAATAAAAAGAAATATTGTTTTATTGTTCATCTTTATAAGTTAAAACTGAATGAATACTTTCCTGAACCCAGGGAAACTTTTGTTTCTCCGTTTTCCGTTTTTATCGTGAATTTATTTGTTGATTTTACAGGTTTATTATTTTCTTTCAGAAAGTTAATATCAGAAACAGGTAAATACACATCAGCCGTGGTGTTTACCGGGATTTCAATATGATATATTATTTTTTCGCCTTTAATTTTCCAATGAGAATTGATAGTGCCGTAATATGTCCGGAGGGTAGCTTTTACTTCCGATAAAGTATCATTCTTATTCTGCCTTTTAACTTCCTCCGAAAGAATATGATTTTTAAAGTGAGGCCTTAAAATTATTTTTTTATAGCCCACTTCACCGGGCTCTTCCGAAGTATTGATTCCGGCCAGGTTTCTGTACATCCAATCGCCAATGGCTCCATATGCATAGTGGTTAAATGAGTTCATTCCGGGGTTTTGGAAATCACCATTGGGTTTTAAACCGTCCCATCTTTCCCAAATAGTGGTGGCTCCTTTGGTAACAGGATAGAGCCAAGAAGGATAATTTTGTTGCATCAAAAGTGTGTATGCCAGATCGTGATAGCCAAATTCAGAAAGTACGGAACATAAATAAGGAGTACCTAAAAAACCGGTAGTAAGATGATACCCGTAACGTTTAATATTCTCAGTCAGACGATTAGCTGCCTGTTCCCGTAAGTTTTTAGGGAGCATGTCAAAATTTAAAGCCAGTACATACGCTGTTTGAGTGTCCGAAACCAACCGTCCGTTTGGAGTAACATATTCTTTTAAAAACGCTGCTTTTATTTCCTGTAATAAGCGGGTATAGGTGGTTACATCTTCATCTTTTCCTAATATTTCGGCAGAATTAATGAGTAATTGAGTTGAATGCGCAAAAAAACATTGTGCTATCAGGTTTTTATCTGTAATTGCAGATCTTCCATCGGTATCATCATCAGGCCTGTAGAACAGCCAGTCGCCAAAGTGATTTCCGGAGTTCCACAAATAACCGGTACTTTGGGTTTTCATATAATCCACCCACGATTTCATACTATTGTATTGACGGGCCAGAACTTTCTTATTACCATAAAGCAGGTACATATTCCAGGGAATAATTGTGGAAACATCACCCCATCCGGCAGACCCGCCCTGATTTGCACCCAGTACATTAGGGATTACGTGTGGAATACTTCCGTTCTCAAACTGGTCTGCAGCAACATCCTTCATCCACTTGGAAAAAAAATTATTGACGTCCATATTAAATGCTGCCGTCTTAAAAAATACCTGAGCATCTCCGGTCCATCCCAAGCGTTCATCTCGTTGAGGACAATCTGTAGGAACATCTAAAAAGTTACCTTTTTGCCCCCACTGAATGTTATGCTGTAATTGATTCAACAATTTGTTTGAAGTAGTAAATGAACCTGTTTCCGGCATATCCGAATAAAGCACAACTGCTTTAAAATTGTCTTCGGATAGATTCTTTACATTACCTTTTATTCTGATGTATTGAAAGCCCTGCCATGTAAAATGTGGCTCAAAATGTTCAACTCCATCCCCGCTTAAAATATAGATGTTCTTCTGTTTTGCAACGCGTAGATTTTCCGTATAAAAATTTCCGTTTTTATCAAGCATCTCTGCATGATCTATAATTAAACTGTCTCCTTTATTTCCGGAAACCTCAGCAACCACCCAGCCTACCAGGTTCTGGCCAAAATCTATAACTGTATCTCCATCCGGCGTTGTTATTATTTTTACCGGCTGTATCTCTTCGTGTTTTGTAACCGGTTGATTATAGGTAGCTACCAGATTTCCAAACCCGTAAGGCTTAGTTAAAACGGATGGCCATTGGTTATCATTATAGCCAGCGCTTTTCCACTTCCCTGTTTTTTTTCGGGCATCTATGGTTTCTCCATTATAAATTTCAGAATAAACAATTGAACTTTTTTGTGCTTTCCATGTACTGTCAGTCCCTAAAACTTCTGAAGTACCATCTGTATAGTTTATGTTTAACTGTAACAACAAAGCCAGCTCATTACCATACAGGTTTTTATTATCACTCCAGGCTAACGTTCCCCTATACCAACCACTTCCTAAAAGAGCTCCTATGGCATTTTTCCCTTCTGCCAGCATATTGGTCACATCGTAAACCTGATATTGTAATCGTTTGTTATAGCTTGTCCACCCGGGAGTTAAATAAGCATTGACTATTTTTTTCCCGTTTAGGAAGGCCTGGTATAAACCATGTGAAGTAACACATAATGTTGCACTTTGCACTTTCTTACGGATAAAAACTTCTTTTCTGAATGCCGGACTTTGTCTTTCGGGATCCTCCTTATATCCCATGGTAATCCACTGGGCTTTCCAATCTGCACTGTTTAATATTCCCATTTGCCAGGAAGCAACAGTACTCCAGGGAGACGATTTTCCTTTTTCATCCCAAACTTTTACTCTCCAAAAGTATTTTGTGAGTGATTTTAAATCAGGCCCCTGATAAGTTATTCCTACTGATTGTTCTGAGTTTACTTTGTTACTGTTCCAAATAATTGAAGAAGTAAAACTGCTGTTTTCACTTACCTGAATTTGATATGCAGATTGTTTTTTATTTTGCTTTTGCGAGGATAAAATCCATGTAAGTTCAGGGTTGACATTGTCTACACCTATGGGATTTGTTTTGTTTTCGCAGTAGAGGTGTTCTGTTTTTATTTGAGCAGTCGATGAAAAATGCACGCCCAACAGCATTATCATCAATACCAATGCCCTGTAATATTTTTTCATGCAGGTATTTATTGAGTCTAATTTCTTAAATAGCTTTATTCTGTGCAATAGTATTATCGAATTTAACAATACCTGATTTAAATCCGTATCAATATTAACACTTGAATTTACAATATGTATCCTGTAGTATCTTGTGATTGAAAGAAGGAATACTCAAAATCTAAAAACTTCGGAAAACCGGGCCGGTGTTTTTTATCCTGAATGTTGAGGATTGTTATTCTATCTCATTTAACCAATCTGCCATAGCAGTGAGGAAACCATCACATCTGTCCCAGGGTAAATTATTATCCTGAAACTCATAAAAACCCCCGGTTTTACATTTAAATAAATTATGATTGCAACCCGGGAATGATTTGATCTTCAAATTTGTATTTCTGCCTAGTGTGTTTATGTACAGGGTTTTGGTTTTTTTCCAGTCAACATTTTTGTCCTTCTCCCCGAACAAGGCCAATACAGGACAGTTTATATTCAGTAGTACCGATCTAAAACCCTTTATATATACTTGTAATCCCGTTTCCTCGTCGAGATCTTCCTTCATAAAAATGTTTTGATATTTATAGTAACCTTCTTTCGTTATGACTGTTCCATTATTAAATCTATTCAGAAATTTGTTATTTCTTACATTTTTAGTAGCATTCATGTAGGTTTCGAAATCTGCACCTGAATGGATAAGACGAACTCCTTCTTTAAATTCTTTAGTTAAGAGATTGATGCTATCCTTTGGGTATCCATTGATTTTGAGGTTTTCTTCGAATAAGTAATTAAAGTTTTCTTTATCGTCCACACCACTGACAGAAATCCAAAATTTAATATTTTTATATTCATTTATTACGATGGGGTTTATCCATCCGGCCCTGCTGATTCCCCATAGTCCTATTTTCTTGCAACCGGGTATTTCTTTTTGTTTCAAATAATTGATCGCAGCTATTACTTCAGAAGCACTGTTATGTACCGATTGATTATAATTAAAAGTACCGCCGCTTTTGCCACAACCTCTCTTATCCCACATATAAGTACTATACCCTGCTTTTACCATTGTTTCACGTATATCAGAATACCATTCTTGCTCTACGGCATTCGTTCTTCCGGAACCGTGAACTATCAATACAATTCCTTTGGGTTGTACATGTTTTGGAATATTCAGCACTCCGTTTAATGTGATTCCTTCAAATTCAAAATCGAATATTTGCTTGTCACTCTGAGCTTTAGAGTTAACTCCGGCCAGAATCAGGAATATGATTGTTATAATTTTTTTCATGATAGGTAAGAGTGTCGTAAAGTTAAATTTCTGCAAATGTTTCTGATTTGTGGTTGAATATCATTGTTTATTATGCCCTATTTCAGCATACAAATGTAAGGAAAGGCGTTTTATTTATATCGTTCCAACGATTTCATTAATATTATCTTTGGGTCGGTTAATAAATTTTGATAGGGCCAGAAACCATAAATCTCATCAAAATCTATTTGTTGCACTTTGTCTCTGATTTTTGTAATTTCCTTTATAGGTAAAGGAATTTTGTTAGGATAGCTATACATGATCGAAAAATGTTTCATACTCAACGAAAGATTAAATGTATCACCACAAAGTATTATTCCTTTTTCATTTATATTTGGCAAACTTAAAATACTGCTTCCGGGGAAATGTCCTCCAATCCTTATCAGTTCAATTCCATCCCAAAAACTCACCTTTTCTCCTGTCCAAAATGTTATCTTATCAGTTGGATTGACAATAAAATGCTTTTCGGATTCAGGAAGAAAAATCGGGCAGTTAAATTCCTCTGCCCAGTCTTTCATATTACTGTAATAATGTGGATGCGAAATCGCAATTGCTTGTAAGCCTCCTTTTTCCTCTATAAAGCGAATTACATTTTCATCCAGCAAGGGAATGCAGTCCCAAAGGATATTGCCCGATTTTGAAATAACCAGTAAAGACCGTTGACCTATGGCAAAAACAGGGTCAACAATCAACTCAAATAGGTTGTATTTTAACTGGTGTATTTTTACTGTATGCATTTTTGCCAAATCAAAATCTGATGTCCATTTTTGCCCATTCAAAGGCACATATTGTCGGTCGTCTTCACAAATTAAACAACCACTTTCATTATAATATACAGGATATTTAGTGCCACAAGTGGCACATATTTTTGAGTTATTCATTGTCTTCGGGTATTAAAATAACTTCTTCCGGAATGGATAAAAACAGTACACAGCCCATTTTTGAGGTTACACTGTGTTTACCTGCTGGAGGAGTGTATAAATAATCACCTTTTGTCAATGTCTCTCGATGGATTTCACAGCTGCCTTCCAATACCAATATTTCTTCCCCTGCAGGGTGAATATGGTAAGGATAAGAAGCTCCTTTTTCGAACTTCAACAAAATAGCTTTTGAACGATTGGCAGCTTTATCAAAATATAGAGACTTAACCATTATTCCTTTATAATGAATTCCATTTTCAACCAATGCTTCCCAATTGATATTTTTACTTTTGGTGATATAATCCTGAATGTTCATATTATTTAAGTTTATTGATTAATAATTCGTTTTCCACCTGCTTTCTTTGTTCTACTCCGGCCAATTTTTCTAACAATTTCAAAGAAGCCAAATAACTTACTAGGTTACCATTGGAAGAAATAATATTGCCATCAGAGACTACTGTATTCACATTATCATCCTGAACCAATAAAGAAGGGTACTCTTTTTGAAGCGTTTTGCTCCCGCCACAGTAGGTTACCATTTTCTTTCCTTCAGCTATTCCCGCTTCGCCTAATAAGAAAGCACCTGCACAATGACTAGCAGTATATTCAGCGTTTTGACTTTGATTTTTGATAAATTCGATTAAAATTCGGTTGTTTGTTTGATTTGCAGGGTTCATCGAACTGGGTACGACGAGAACATCCACATCAGGACAATTAGCTATGGTAAGGTCCGGTATCACCTTTAGACCCTCATCGCTCTTGTAGGTAATATCTTTTTCTGCTACCAAAAATACATTGAACAAAGCTATACCGTTTTCTTGGGCTTTGGTAAATACATCCAACGGTGCTACTACCTCGTTTGCCAAAAAACCCTCGAATACGAGTATTCCAATTTTCGGAAGTTTATTTTCTTTTTGATTCTCCATTTTAATTTGATTTTTAGATTGGGGATTTTTGCAGGCAAGAATTGCAAAACAAACCAGCCCCATTGTTATTAATTTCATCTTTTATAATTTGATGAAACAAAATTGCAGAATACTAAAAATCTAAAAAATGGAAAATCCCGAGTTTACGATGTAAAATTTAAGATGATAGTTCTTTTTGGAATTCAGTTGGAGATAATTCCGTGTGATTTTTGAAGAATTTGGAAAAATAGTATTGGTCTTTAAAACCAAGTTCAAAGGCTATTTCCTTAATGCTTTTTTCCTCGTAGTGTAATTTTCGTTTTGCTTCGGAAATTACTAATCCATAGATCACATTTTGAGCAGTTTTGCCGGTGTGTTTTTTGGCTTGCTCGTTTAATTTTAGTTCTGTTGTTTGCAACTGAAAGGCTATTTCCTTTAATGGATAATTATATTTAAAGTTATTGCGAACGAATTCCAAAAATTGCAGAAAAAGGGCATCCGGTTTCCAAACTTCCCCTCCATTGGCAATTTTGGAACGGTTGACCTCAAACAATAACAATTCAATTCTTGAATGTACGGACTCCAAATATTGAAATGGTTTTTGATTGAGTTCTTGCTCTATTTTTTGGAGCTGTTGTTCTATTTCAAAAGGATTTTTAATGGTAATGATTTCGTTGTAATCAAAATGGCAGAAAAGGCTGTTTTGAAAAATAAGTTCTATGTCCTTTTTCGTCTTACATATGTAATCTAGCGTAAAATCTAAGGAATAGCCTTTTCCATTCTGTACATTTTTAAAACAATGGTATTGCCCGGAAGTAATGGTTAAAACCTGATTTTTAGTCAGGGTTAAGAGTTTATTATCCACTTCAATAGAAATAGAACCTTCATTACACCAAAGAAATATGTATTTCTTCATCCGTTTGGGATTGAAGTCTATAATTGTTTCTATGCTTTGAATTTCTACCATGTTTTAGTTTTGGTAAATGACTGCAAACAGAGCGCAAAACACAGTTCTGCTAAGAGAAGGAAAAGATAATAAATTCTTAAACAATAATTTAAGAATCATTCTTCCTCTTCCCCGCAAATTATTGGGTTGTCAATTAGCTTCGTAAGCGAAGCGTTAATTCTAGAATTTATTAGATTGGGAATTCGAGGTGGAGTACCAAATTGCTTTTAGCATGAGTTGTGTGCTTTTTTGACTCGAATCCAGCACAAGGGCAATTAAATACAACATAGAAAGAGGGCAATTTGGTTTAGCGCTTTGTTGTGACAATTTACTTTAAGATTCACTGACAGCGAAGCCGCACAGATTAAAGTTCCCCCTTGGCAAATTGTTCACACCGTTTGTATATATGGTTAGTTACTGTGAAAATTCGTGAGTATTTTCCAAAGGATAACCAGTAACAATAAACTATCTACGGGTTGACAGAAGTTATTTATTATTCAAATAATCGTTTTATCGTATTTTCATCCAACTGTCCATTATAAATTCTATCAATCACAATACATTCTCTGTTAATAATGTAACCAGTTGGTATAGAAAACACTTTATATGTAAGAGCTATATCTCCATTAAACGATGATGTGTCTACCAGGGAAGTCCAACTGATTTCGTCTTTTACGGAGGCTTTTTTCCATTTAGTAGGATCAGGGTCTAATGAAATACTTATAATTTCAAATCCTTTATTTTTATACTTTTCATACATTTTATTAAAAAATGGATGTTTTTTTCTGCATATCCCACACCAAGAAGCCCAAAAATCTAAATAAATATATTTACCATAAAAAGATTTCAAGCTAACCTCATTGCCATTGATATCTTTTAAAGTAAAATCAGTTACTTTAGATCCAATTTCAAAGCCTTTAGATTTTTCTATATATTTTGAAATAACCTTTCCACATTTTGAATTTTTAATCTTAAAATCTAAACCGTCAAACAAATTTTTAATTTCTTCGTTTTTAAGACTTCCTCTCATATCCATTAGTATATATGCACAATATTCGTAATTTGAGTGGGATTTTATGAAATCGACTTTTGCCTTATAATTAGCTGATTCTGAGTTTATTTCTCTTAAAAATTCCATTTTCTGATTTTGTATCTGACCGCCTTTAATAATTGCAGAATCAAAATCTCTATCTCTAAGGTCAATTTCCACATCGGAATTATCTATGAACAAGAAATCTCTTCGCTTACCTTTCAATTTATCAATTCTTATAAAAAATAAGTTGTGTCCGTCAATTGGTTTGATGTCAAATCTAAAAGTATTATTTATAATATAGGTAGTATCAAAAGGTTTATCCATTTCGACATTCCTTAAAAGCACTTTAGTGCTATCATTCAAATTACTTGTATAACCAATTAGTGTATGGTTTTGAGAGTGAGTGTTAAATAAATTACATAATATAGTAAGAGATGTAATTATTATTGCTTTATTCATTTTATTATATGTTGTTGTTTAATGACTGTTAAAGAATCCCGTCCGTTAAGATTTTAAAGTTACTTAATTTTCAGATTAAAAACTGACATTTGTAATTCCGACCAGCCCCACAGATTCGTTCTGGCAGGGTAAACTCCTGACTCCATCTCCCGAAGGTAATGCCTGAAGCTGCCATAGAAGAAATTTTATAAACACCCATCGGCGCGAAGTTTTTCTTCTACCTCTTTCATAATGTCGGATACGGATTGGTCACTAACCCCACTTTCAAAACCTTCATCGATGGTTAATTTTAACCTGGCAAACTCATCATTCCTAGCCTGGTCACGTCTTACGAAATCACATATATATTCACTGTCAGTCGTTTTTTGATTCAAACAATATGACTTAGAATCTGTTCTTTTTATTATAATTACACTTTTATAGCTCAGACTTATTTCCCGGAATACTTGCTTTGCTCGGGATACTGAGTGAAAACAAAAAAGCTGAACAAAAAATTTGTTCAGCTTTTGATTGTCGGGATGACTGAACTATCGATCATCTCGTATATTGTTAATAATCAAAACGTTACTTTATTTTTTCAAGAACAGGTAACCGAATAGGCAACTTTTGCCCTGATTAACTTTTATTAAACGAATATAATGAAATACAAGGAATTAATTCCAAATAAAATAGCATAACTCCTATTAAAAAGAAGCTCGTCGAATAGATGTGATAAATCAAACCTTCCCACTGGTCTTTTTATTTAAACCAAAATATTGAAGACCAAGAATAATCATACATCAAAATTTTCGTTATCTATTCTAGAAATGAATCTGAAAAATGTGTAATTATAGTTCAAGAGAGGTGATTGGTCTTAAGCCTGTAGCGGAATGGTAGGTTTTTAGGTTTTTTATTAAATTCTCAATCGATTTTAGTTTTTTTGAATTATTTTAGCCGGTTTGGAGAAAGCGTTCCGTTATTTATGTTAAATATAATTCAAATAATCGCTCTTACACAGGGCGTGTTTCTTTTAAGTGTCCTGTTTGTGAAACGAGAAAGTTACAAGCGGGTAAATTTCTTACTACTTTTAGGTTCAATCATTGCATTGCTTTTGAACGTTATCGGAGATGATGATTTCAATCTGTTTTTTTCTAATGCTAATTGGTATTTTTTCCAATCACCATTAATCATCACACTGTTCTTTTTATTAATAAAGTATCACAATTCTAAACAAGATAAATTTCAACTTAGAGACCTTCTTTATTTTATTCCATATTTGTTTTTTATTACTCTTCAAATCGTAGAAGACGTTGATGGCTTAGATAAGAACACAGGGGTAATAATAGGAGAAATTCTGGCAGGCGTAACACTATTAGTTTATTTAGTTTATACCATCTATGATATCATTAAGAACAAAAAGGAAAGATGGATGCTGTTTTTTATAGTGCCTTATGCGTTTCTGAATTTAATAGACGAAATTTCATTTATTATAACAACGAGCCATGATAATTTCTCCTTCCTAGAAAGTTATGGAATTATTGGATTATCAGCAATACTTCTCTACATGATATTATTTAAGCTTGTTGTATCACCAAAATCTGTACTACCAAAGGCGGATACCAAGGCTTATAAAACTTCAAGCCTTAGTAAATCCAAAGCAGAAGTATATAAAAGAGAGTTTTTAAGGCTCATGGAGAAAGAGAAGCTTTTTACTAATAGCAATATAACGGTCAACCAAGTAGCTCAAAAGATGGGTATTCCCAGACAGTACTTATCTGAAGTCTTGAATGTGTACTTAAAATCCAATTTTCAGGACTACCTAAACAAGTACAGAGCTGAAGAATTTGTTGAATGTCTCAAGGATGATAAGTTCAAGAATTATTCCATTATGGGCATTGCCAACGAAGTTGGTTTCAAATCCAAATCTTCTTTCAACACTACCTTTAAAAAAATATACGGGGTTACCCCTAGTGAGTTTAAAAAGACATTACCTTCAGTAGTTTAGACCTTACCTTTTATCCTTATTCTTTATGAAAGAATTGCGTTCCTAATCCGTTTTCAAAAAAACTCTTAGAAATTAAAGGAGACTCCACTTTCTGATAGATATCGGATTATTTCCTTAAATACAATTGTGAAATATTGATATTATGGCAGTATCCAGGAGGGCTATTTGGAATCGATAGCCTTAAATAGTACTGTCCAATCTGCAACGGATTTTTTGCATTGCCATGTCTTTTAAGCCAAAACTTAAACCCACAAATCCTTACCGTCCCAAATACAAAAAATAGCCGAAAATTTTACCGCTGGCGTCTTTCCAAGTGCGAGAAGCGCATTTAGAACCTTGTGAAACCACATAAGCAACAGAATACAATACTTTAATAATCAGTTAGTTAAAATTACACTCACCACAAACAGGTACTGAAAGCGGATTCAAAACCTATTTCATTTTGACCTCTATAGAGGCAAGTCTAATTTTACCTCGGTTGAATGAAAACCTTAATCTAAAATTTCTAGTAATTATGAAAAAAACAAAGCAATTAAAACCCTTGAGGTCTAGAAAAAGGAAAGCCTTATTTGTGGTGATAATGTTGTGTCCAGTATTCTTTTTTGCACAAACAAAATATACAATTAGTGGTGTAGTTAAGGATGCTGCCAACGGTGAAACACTCTTAGGGGCAACTGTACTTTTAAAAGGTACTTCCATTGGAAGTACGA includes:
- a CDS encoding alpha-L-rhamnosidase; the encoded protein is MKKYYRALVLMIMLLGVHFSSTAQIKTEHLYCENKTNPIGVDNVNPELTWILSSQKQNKKQSAYQIQVSENSSFTSSIIWNSNKVNSEQSVGITYQGPDLKSLTKYFWRVKVWDEKGKSSPWSTVASWQMGILNSADWKAQWITMGYKEDPERQSPAFRKEVFIRKKVQSATLCVTSHGLYQAFLNGKKIVNAYLTPGWTSYNKRLQYQVYDVTNMLAEGKNAIGALLGSGWYRGTLAWSDNKNLYGNELALLLQLNINYTDGTSEVLGTDSTWKAQKSSIVYSEIYNGETIDARKKTGKWKSAGYNDNQWPSVLTKPYGFGNLVATYNQPVTKHEEIQPVKIITTPDGDTVIDFGQNLVGWVVAEVSGNKGDSLIIDHAEMLDKNGNFYTENLRVAKQKNIYILSGDGVEHFEPHFTWQGFQYIRIKGNVKNLSEDNFKAVVLYSDMPETGSFTTSNKLLNQLQHNIQWGQKGNFLDVPTDCPQRDERLGWTGDAQVFFKTAAFNMDVNNFFSKWMKDVAADQFENGSIPHVIPNVLGANQGGSAGWGDVSTIIPWNMYLLYGNKKVLARQYNSMKSWVDYMKTQSTGYLWNSGNHFGDWLFYRPDDDTDGRSAITDKNLIAQCFFAHSTQLLINSAEILGKDEDVTTYTRLLQEIKAAFLKEYVTPNGRLVSDTQTAYVLALNFDMLPKNLREQAANRLTENIKRYGYHLTTGFLGTPYLCSVLSEFGYHDLAYTLLMQQNYPSWLYPVTKGATTIWERWDGLKPNGDFQNPGMNSFNHYAYGAIGDWMYRNLAGINTSEEPGEVGYKKIILRPHFKNHILSEEVKRQNKNDTLSEVKATLRTYYGTINSHWKIKGEKIIYHIEIPVNTTADVYLPVSDINFLKENNKPVKSTNKFTIKTENGETKVSLGSGKYSFSFNL
- a CDS encoding alpha/beta hydrolase family protein, producing MKKIITIIFLILAGVNSKAQSDKQIFDFEFEGITLNGVLNIPKHVQPKGIVLIVHGSGRTNAVEQEWYSDIRETMVKAGYSTYMWDKRGCGKSGGTFNYNQSVHNSASEVIAAINYLKQKEIPGCKKIGLWGISRAGWINPIVINEYKNIKFWISVSGVDDKENFNYLFEENLKINGYPKDSINLLTKEFKEGVRLIHSGADFETYMNATKNVRNNKFLNRFNNGTVITKEGYYKYQNIFMKEDLDEETGLQVYIKGFRSVLLNINCPVLALFGEKDKNVDWKKTKTLYINTLGRNTNLKIKSFPGCNHNLFKCKTGGFYEFQDNNLPWDRCDGFLTAMADWLNEIE
- a CDS encoding cupin domain-containing protein, with the protein product MNIQDYITKSKNINWEALVENGIHYKGIMVKSLYFDKAANRSKAILLKFEKGASYPYHIHPAGEEILVLEGSCEIHRETLTKGDYLYTPPAGKHSVTSKMGCVLFLSIPEEVILIPEDNE
- a CDS encoding DJ-1/PfpI family protein produces the protein MKLITMGLVCFAILACKNPQSKNQIKMENQKENKLPKIGILVFEGFLANEVVAPLDVFTKAQENGIALFNVFLVAEKDITYKSDEGLKVIPDLTIANCPDVDVLVVPSSMNPANQTNNRILIEFIKNQSQNAEYTASHCAGAFLLGEAGIAEGKKMVTYCGGSKTLQKEYPSLLVQDDNVNTVVSDGNIISSNGNLVSYLASLKLLEKLAGVEQRKQVENELLINKLK
- a CDS encoding helix-turn-helix domain-containing protein; translated protein: MVEIQSIETIIDFNPKRMKKYIFLWCNEGSISIEVDNKLLTLTKNQVLTITSGQYHCFKNVQNGKGYSLDFTLDYICKTKKDIELIFQNSLFCHFDYNEIITIKNPFEIEQQLQKIEQELNQKPFQYLESVHSRIELLLFEVNRSKIANGGEVWKPDALFLQFLEFVRNNFKYNYPLKEIAFQLQTTELKLNEQAKKHTGKTAQNVIYGLVISEAKRKLHYEEKSIKEIAFELGFKDQYYFSKFFKNHTELSPTEFQKELSS
- a CDS encoding AhpC/TSA family protein yields the protein MNKAIIITSLTILCNLFNTHSQNHTLIGYTSNLNDSTKVLLRNVEMDKPFDTTYIINNTFRFDIKPIDGHNLFFIRIDKLKGKRRDFLFIDNSDVEIDLRDRDFDSAIIKGGQIQNQKMEFLREINSESANYKAKVDFIKSHSNYEYCAYILMDMRGSLKNEEIKNLFDGLDFKIKNSKCGKVISKYIEKSKGFEIGSKVTDFTLKDINGNEVSLKSFYGKYIYLDFWASWCGICRKKHPFFNKMYEKYKNKGFEIISISLDPDPTKWKKASVKDEISWTSLVDTSSFNGDIALTYKVFSIPTGYIINRECIVIDRIYNGQLDENTIKRLFE
- a CDS encoding ribbon-helix-helix domain-containing protein, coding for MNQKTTDSEYICDFVRRDQARNDEFARLKLTIDEGFESGVSDQSVSDIMKEVEEKLRADGCL
- a CDS encoding helix-turn-helix domain-containing protein, which codes for MKRESYKRVNFLLLLGSIIALLLNVIGDDDFNLFFSNANWYFFQSPLIITLFFLLIKYHNSKQDKFQLRDLLYFIPYLFFITLQIVEDVDGLDKNTGVIIGEILAGVTLLVYLVYTIYDIIKNKKERWMLFFIVPYAFLNLIDEISFIITTSHDNFSFLESYGIIGLSAILLYMILFKLVVSPKSVLPKADTKAYKTSSLSKSKAEVYKREFLRLMEKEKLFTNSNITVNQVAQKMGIPRQYLSEVLNVYLKSNFQDYLNKYRAEEFVECLKDDKFKNYSIMGIANEVGFKSKSSFNTTFKKIYGVTPSEFKKTLPSVV